The window GGCTCTGATCTCAATACCATATACCCTTCCACACATAAGAAAATAGCCGAGCAAATGATGGATTGTGGGGGGCTACTTACCGAATACAAATTAGGCTCTGAAATGAGTCCCAGTAACTTCCCACAAAGAAATCGAATCATTGCAGGGCTATCAGATGCTTTGATTGTGGTTGAAGCAGCAAAAAAAGGAGGCGCACTGATCACAGCAGAAATAGCCTACAGTTATAACCGTGAAGTATTTGCTGTACCAGGAAATCTCCAATCTAAATACAGCGAAGGCTGCAACGACCTAATTAGAAACATGAAAGCAGGGATTTACATGAGTTCCAAAGAGATTGTGAACTCCTTATCCTGGGATATGGAATCAAGAGAATCCTCTGCACAAAAGGTTTTTCCGGACACCTCTTTGCTAGACCCCTTAGAGAACAAAATTCTGGAAAGGATTTTTGATAAAAAAGAGGTCGAAGTAAATTGGCTGAGTCATGATTTAAATGTCCCAATCAGCACCTTAGCAGTAAAACTACTCAATTTAGAATTTCTGGGTTTTGTGAAAGCCTTTCCGGGAAAAAAGTATCAATGGCTCCATAGCAAACAATAAATGGCTTAACTGTATGGCCCAATCGTCTTTTTTGATTACATTGAATCATTCTGATCTAAACATAATATTATGAAACTTTCATTCCTCTCTTTAATATCCTGTCTAGTTGTATTGATCGGTTGCCAAAGCCAAGTAAACAATACTCCCGATACTTTACCTATGAAAATTGCAAAAGCATATGGCTATGATCAATTAGATGAGGTACAGTCCATTTCTTATACATGGAACGTAAGAAGGGACAGCGCAACAGTAATGGTGAGAGATTGGAAGTGGGACCTTGTTAAAGGTGAAGTTTCCTATTCAGATGCCGACACTAGTGTCACTTACCTTATTGCTGAAAAGACTGATCAATTGAAAGAGGTTGACCATAAATTCATTAATGATAAATATTGGTTACTCTATCCTTTCCAATTGGCTTGGGACAAAGGATATACTACAGAAATTACTGAAAATCAAAACTCTCCAATTAATAGTGATCCGACAACCAAACTTACTATTATTTACAACAATGAAGATGGTTATACCCCGGGAGATGCCTATGACCTTTATGTAGATGACAACAATTTGATTAAAGAATGGGTATTTAGAAAAGGAAATGCTGCCGAAGGCAGAGCCTTTACTTGGGAAAATGAAAAAGATTTTGGAGGGGTGAAAATTGCTTTGGATCACCGAATGAAAGACGGAAATAAAGTAATTTGGTTTACAAATGTTAAGGTAAATAAGAAATAGGCTAGATCGACACTCTTTCCAATGTTAGGAACTAGGAAGACCTTAAGTCTTCATCTTTCCTTCATCCATAATTTTATCCCGGAATTTAATTGCACATGAACCATGTCTTTGAAATACCCAAGCACCTTACCTTGACCAACAAAGTTAGATGCTGGAAGTAATCCACGATCAAAATATTCAAATAGTGTATCAGTAGGACGCAATTCTATTGCTTGGGTTTTAGGACTTGAGACGTCAACTATAGATTGATGGGCAAAGCCAATTGATTCATCAGGAAATTGAATCCTAAACCAATCTCCTCTCTTTGCTAAAATTTCGAAATAAGTAAGCTTGGGATGTTTCCCTAGTACTTTTGACTTTAAATCTGGCAATGCACGAAAATTTCCATTATTGACAGAAAAAACCCCATAATCTTTAAGAAATACACTGTCAGAAAGAACTATTTCTTTGGGTTTCTCAGCAACTTGAATAAACGGGAAGGGGTCAACTGCACCTTTTCCCCTTCGGTATATTCCGAAATGCAAATGTGGAGCAGTAGTAATGGCATTTCCGGTATTGCCAACTGTACCCAAAGTATCACCTATACTTACACGATTCCCTGCCTTAACGTGCTGGCTATCTAAGTGGGCATAATAATAATTGTACTTACCTGAATTCACCCAAACGACATTACCTCCCAATCGGTTTTGCCCGGTTCTTCTTACCATCCCGTTTACTACAGCCCTTACCGGTGTACCTCTTTTGGCAAACACATCCACCCCTTCATGCTTTCTAGCACCACCACTTCTCGCATCTCCCCAAAAACTGGCAATCTGACCGGATTGCATATCCGGTAACGGAAAGGCAAGAGATCCGGAAATTTCAATACTTAAGACTACGGCACCTCCTCCAAGCAATTCAGGCTGAACTCTTAGCACATGTTCAGCATCCTGTGTGACGGTATATTCAATTTTTTGCTGTTCTTCTGAATAGTGAAGTTGAGTGAATTTATCTACCTCTCTTTTAAACACATCGATAAAATACACTGTTGAGGAATCCGTTAAAACATCAGCCTTGATGATTACATTATTTCCTTCTTTCACCCCATATTGCAAAAAAACAGCTTCCGCCTTTGAGGGGTCAAAGTAAGTCATCTCATTGTAAGGTAATTGAAGTGTAGGTAAATTAGACGCATGTCTCAGCTTTCCGTTATTGATCCACTTTTGTCCGATTCCATAATTCTCTAAACCCGATTTATTCAAGGTGTTGAGATAGTTTTGATAGGGAATAGGGTTTTTAAAAAGTTTTTCTGCTTGGCAAGCACTGAACAAAACAAATAACCATACACACCATAAGGGATGTTGAAAAAGGGGCTTTATCGCCTCCTTTCCAAAAAAGAAATACGTATAAAGCCCTTTTATTATTTTTTGATTTCCTAATATTTTTTGATCAATGTGAACTTTGAAACTCATGTTTACCTTCGGCTATTTCTTCTACTATTTTTTTATTGAATGCTTCAAGATCTTTTGGTGACCGTGAAGTAACCAGTCCCTGATCACATACACATTCGTGATCAAACCATTCCGCGCCGGCATTGATAATATCTCGCTTAATTGAAGGAAATGATGTCATTTTCCTACCTGCCAGCTCACCTGTTTCAATTAATACTTGAGGGCCATGACAAATGGAAGCCACCGGCTTGCCTAAAGAGAAGAAATGTTTAATAAATGCCACGGCATCTTCATTGGTACGTAGCTTATCCGGATTCAAAACTCCTCCCGGAATCAATACAGCATCATAATCTTCGGGTTTGGCTTCTTCCAAAGTCTTATCCACTTTAAAATCTTTGCCCCAGTCCACCTTATCCCATGATTTAATGGTTCCTTCATTTGGGGAAATTACCTCCACAAAAGCCCCTTCTTCCTCCAATGCTGATTTTGGGGAAGTAAACTCCACCTCTTCAAATCCACTCTCTGTAATTAAAGCTATTTTTTTACCTTTTAATTTACTCATCTTTACAATTGGTTTAATTTCAGTCAATTTTTTAAAGGTATAATTCAAATTCCATGCTAAACTTTTTATTATTAATTTTTTTTAGGTAGAAATTCGATTAACAGCACAGATTAATCCAGTAGTACTATAAATAAATGAGGCTTGCCTTCCCATTATCTTAAATTAGAAGTAGGGGAAAATTGTGAAGTTGTTAAAAAAATAGAGATCGGTATAATCTCGGAATTGGCAATACTTGCTGAAATTTTTTCAAAATTAGCCACTTCATTGGCGTTTTCAATTTCATAATAGCAATACTATAGTAACCTGACTTTATGGTGACTATAACCCTACATTTGCTATTCTAAATTCTGAGTCAAAAGCTGAAAGTGCTATCAAGCTAAAAATAGAACAAAAAAAAGCCCTGATATCAGGGCTTTTAAAAATTTTTAAATGTATGGTTACTATTTTAAACGTAATTGCTCAACATAACCGGCATAACAAGCATCAAAATGTCTTCATTTTCATTAAGATCAGAAGGTAAAATCAGGCCTGCTCTATTTGGAGCGCTAAACTTCAAGGTCACTTCCTTGGCTGAAATGTTGTTCAACATTTCCACTAAGAACTTAGCATTAAACCCAATTTCTATGTCTTCTCCTTCATGCTCACAAGACAGTCGCTCATTTGCTTCATTAGAAAAGTCCAGATCTTCGGCGGAAATTTGTAATTCACTTCCTGTTAATTTCAACCTTACTTGATGGGTCGTTTTATTGGCATAAATGGCAATTCTTTTTAAGGAACCCAAAAATTCTTGCCTATTGATGACCATGTCATTGTTATTGTCTGCTGGAATTACATTTTCATAATCAGGGAATCTCTCATCAATTAACCTACAAATCATTTTGATATTATTGAATTTAAAGTAGGCATTGCTACTATTAAACTCAACCGTCACAGGCACATTCTCGGCCGGAAGAGTAGATTTTAATAAGTTAAGGGCTTTCCTTGGCACTATTATACTTGAAGCTTCCGGAGAGGCTATATCAACCCTTCTGTAACGAATCAATCGATGCCCGTCAGTCGCTACAAAAGTAGTATTGGTACTGCTTAGGTTAATAAATACCCCTGTCATTGCAGGCCTCAACTCATCATTGCTAGTTGCAAAAATGGTATTGGCAATGGCACTGCTCAAAACATCTGTTGACATCTCTACAGTAGAAGCATTGGTTACACTTGGAATTCTTGGAAAATCCGTAGCGTTTTCACCTGCCAATTTATAGCGTCCATTGTCTGAACTGATTTCAACACTGTAGGTTTCCTTATCAATACTAAATGTTACAGGTTGTTCGGGAAGATTTTTAAGTGTTTCAATTAGAATTTTTGCAGGAACTGCAATATTACCGTCCTCTTTTGCCTCCACCTCAATTTCCGTAGTCATTGATGTTTGCAAATCGGAAGCTGTAACTGTAAGCTTGCTGTCCAATATTTCGAAAAGGAAGTTCTCTAATATAGGCACAACAGGGTTGGTTGTTACCACCCCATTTATTGCAGAGAGATGCTTCAAAAGTGAAGAAGAAGAAACAATAAATTTCATATGTTTGTTTTTTTTAATTCAGTCACAATAAAAATTATCGCAAATCCAAATTATTGCTCGGACACTTCAAATTTAAGCTTTTTAGTCAATGCTTCTTAGCAATAAAGACGTAAATTTAAATTCCGGTGGATTTAACAGGGTAAAGTTATAAATAAAATTATAAATGCCCTCATATGGTTTTAATTTGATCCGATAAAATTAAATTGATTTTTTAAATCAAGTTTAAAACCCTTTTCATTTTGAATATTTTCGCTTCCTAAGATATTGTTTGAACCATCCAATAAATACCACCAACAAAACCGGCAAAACAACATTTATCACCTGCCACATGGATCGTTGTTGTTTAATTTTCACTTTATTCAGTGGACGTATTTCAAACTCTTTATTTTTACTGGCAATTATTCCCTCAGGGTAAACCATATAGTTCACCGTATTTTGCAAAAATGTTCTGTTTGCAGTTAAATTTTCGGAGAAAGGGTTATTCCCTAAAGGCAGAGGTATTTTATCCTGAGGACTTACCCAACTTTTAAATACATCCGCATCACCTGCTACCAGAATCTTACCTCCGTTGCTTTCGGGCAAGAATTTGCTTTTATCAAATTCATCGGGCACAAAACGGTTTTTAAAAAAGGAAGTAAATTTACCTTCCAAAAGGTAAGCCAAGGGTAAACTACCGCTGTTGAATGTTTTTATGTCAGGTTCTTTAGACATATCTTTAAAAGCCACCCTTACCGGGGCACTTTCTCTTCGGCTATAATTGCTGGAAAAAATTAAAGGTGTCTTTTTTACCTGATCGGCTTTTACGGTATCAATAGAACTTACAAAGCGAAACTGTACCAAATCTAAGCCTTTGGTGATCGGATGGCTTGCCATCTTTCCCGCTTGCACATAAAATGGCCATGGCAAAGGAACTATTTGTGGTTGATTGCCAAACTCACCTGAGACTACGGGATAATAACCAAAATTCAAATCCTTAATTAAATCCTTGTTAATACGTACTCCATATCGAAAAAGCAAGTCATCAATTCCCGAGTCAAAAGGCATGGCCAATGTTCCTTTTCCTCCTGCTTCTTCAAGATTTATGGCCATTTGGTCCATCATAAAAAGGATATTGCCACCATACATGAGAAATTGATCCAATAAATATTTCTCTCTTTCTCCATAGGCTTCTTTAGGACCGGCCACAATCAACACCTCAAATGTCAAAAGGTCCGCCACGCTTTTGGCTTGCTCAAAAGGAACTTTATAAACTTCGAAATCTTCATTGAGAGCTTCCACCATGCCATAACCTTCATCTTCTTCCATTTCTCCCTGGCCAATTATTACACCAATAGCCCTCTTATTTATGGTATATAACCTTTTGATAGCTTGTCCAATTTCAAATTCTAAATTTTCAATAGACAAGTTTAAGGTTTCCTCAGGTCGCATCCCCAATTCGCCCTTCAGCAGTAAAACCCCGGTTTCTTTGGACGGAGACCTTAATACAATCCCCGGAAAAATCAGTTGTGTAGCTTGTGTTCCATTTCGGTTGGAATGTAAATTGGTAGGATTAATGCCATACTCTGCCAATTTGATAATATACTGTTCACTACTATCGGTTGCAACAGCTAAAGGATCCACATAATTAATACTAATTTCCTCGGGGCTGTACGAGCGAAAAGTTTTTAGGATTTGCTCTATATTCCTTTGAAATCGCTTCATTCCAGGAGGTAGATCTCCCATCAATAAAATATCAACCTCCAATGGCCCATCCATGTCTTCCAACACATCTAAGGTTGCTTGACCAATGCTATATTTCCCCTCTTCGGTCATATCGAGTCTAAAAGACCACCAATTATCCAAATTGATGACCAAAAACCAAATCAATGATATGGTTAGGATTCCGAAAAGTAAAGCGCTGTATTTTCTATTCATCTTTATTGATCATAACCCAAGAACATACCAAAAAGGTAAGTATCATTCCAATGAAATAATAAATATTTTCTGAGACGATTACCCCTCTTCCCATTTGTTCATAATGAAAGTCTGCTCCCAGTCCCTGTAGCAATACTGCCTGGTCTCCCGTGGCCAGGGTGGCCAAAGCGCCAATCCCCCCGTATAACAAGAAAGACAAAAAAACAGCAATCACGAAAGAAACAATTTGATTGGAAGAAATGGAGGAACTAAACAAACCCACAGAAGCAAATAAAGCCCCCACCAAAAACAAACCAATATAAGCTCCGAAAAATCCGGCACTGTCTATATTCCCAATGGTATCACCTAGCTGAAAAATGCTAAAATAATAAACCAAGGTTGGAATTAAAGAAAAAACCAAAAGCACTAAGGCAGCCAAGTATTTGGCCAATACTATCTGGTAATTTTTAAGAGGGGAGGTCTTTAGTAATTCCCAAGTTCCGGATTTCTTTTCTTCGGCAACCATCCTCATTGTAATTGCAGGCAAAAGAAATATAAAAACAAATGGAGTATAACTAAACAGAGGTTCCAGGTCTGCATAACCATAATCTAAAACACTGGTTCCGGGGAATACCCATACAATCAAACCCAATGAAACTAAGAAAACAGCAGTGATTAAATAGGCTGATAAATTACTAAAAAAAGCATTGACCTCTTTTTTAAACAGACTTAGCATACTACTAATTTTGGGTTAAGCTTTGAAAAACGGATTCCAGGTTCTTCTCTTCTTGTCGAATGCTCACTAGATTAAGTCCCCGGCTTTGCACCAATTCAATGATTTCGGCTCTCAATTTTTTAGGGTCTTTACAAGTGAAAGCCATAAGGCCGGGCTGTTTTATTTCTACACTATTATAGGTAAGCCCATCGAGCCATTCACTTTCAATGCTTTCCTCTGTTTCTAATAGAACGATGGATTTTCCTGCTTTGGCTTTAAGGCTTTGAAGGGCATCTTGTGCCACCACTTTTCCCTTTTTAATAATCACTACTTTGTCACATAGAATCTCAACTTCTTGCATGATATGGGTACTCAGAATCAATGTTTTATCTTTACTAATGGCTTTAATAAGTTGTCTTATTTCAACCAATTGATTGGGATCCAGACCTGTGGTAGGCTCGTCTAGGATAATAATCTCCGGATCATGCACAAGGCTTTTCGCCAAGCCTACCCTTTGCCTATACCCCTTGGACAAATTTCCTATTCTTTTGTGTCTTTCTTCTGTCAACCCACACTGATCCATCACCATCTCCACCCTTTCCAATCGTTGTTTTTTCTTCATCTGGTAAAGACCACCAATAAAAGATAAAAACTCAGGAATATACATTTCATCATACAAGGGGTTGTGTTCTGGGAGGTAACCAATTAATTTACTCACGGCTATAGGGTGTTTTTTAACAGAAATCCCATTAACCAGAGCTTCTCCTTCATCCGCTTGTAAATAGCCGGTAATGATTTTCATGGTGGTGGATTTGCCGGCACCATTGGGTCCCAAAAACCCTAAAACTTGACCAGGGCTTGCTTGAAAGCTTATATCATTGAGCACTTTTTGCTCCCCGAAACTTTTTGAAAGATGATTAATTTCTATGGACATAGTTCAAATGAAAATCAATCCAGAAGCAGAGGCCTTCACTACTGTTTCAGGCTATATTTCTTTATTTGATTGAGTAAATAATCTATTATACTCAGCCTTTAATTTCCACTTTTCTCCAATAATTATTCACTGAACAACGGGTAATTAAATTTGTTTCAGCAATAAAAACGTATGTAAAAAAGCAGACACCGTTATAAAGATAACGGTGTCTGACTAATATTCATATATAAGAAGCACAGAAATGAAAGTTTAATTAAAAAATCTAAATAACTTTCAATTACTGCTTTTAAATCAACTTACTTGTTGGATTAAGTCCAATTTTATGGTTCTAAAGCTTTTACACCTGGTAAAACTTTTCCTTCCATCAACTCTAACAATGCACCTCCACCGGTAGATACAAAGGAAACTTTTTCACCAAAACCAAACTTATTAACAGCAGCAGCTGAATCTCCACCACCAATTAGAGTAAAAGATCCATTTTCAGTAGCTGCCACAACAGCTTCTGCTACTGCTTTGGTACCTTTTTCAAAACTACTCATTTCAAAAACTCCCATAGGCCCATTCCACAGAATTGTCTTCGAGTCTTTCAGAATTTCTGCAAATTTCACCCTCGTTTCAGGACCAATATCCAATCCCATCCAACCATCAGGGATTTGTCCTTTTTTAGCTGTGCTTTGTTCTGCATCATTTGCAAAGTCGGTACTAGTAACAGCATCATCAGGTAGGATAAGGTTCACATTTTTTTGCTTGGCCTTTTCCAAAAGCTCCAATGCAAGAGGCATCTTATCTTCTTCAAGCAATGAGTCGCCAATGGTTCCTCCTTGTGCTTTGGCAAAAGTATAAGACATCCCACCACCAATAATCAAGTTATCGACCTTGTCTAACAACTTGTCTATGAGCAATATTTTATCGGAAATTTTTGCACCACCCATAATGGCTGTAAATGGTCTTTCTGGGGACCCCAAAACTTTCTCTGCGTTTTCAAGTTCTGCCTGCATAAGATATCCGGCAACTTTGTCATTAAAAAACTCAGCGACTATTGCTGTAGAGGCATGTGCCCTGTGGGCAGTACCGAAAGCATCATTTACATAAATATCCCCGTGTTGAGCTAATTTTTTTGCAAAGTCCTTGTCACCTTTCGTCTCTTCTTTGTGAAACCTTAAGTTTTCCAATAGTAAAACTTCTCCCGGATTAAGACTTGTAGACAGCTGAGTCGCTTCAGTTCCAATACAGTCTTTGGCAAATTTCACCGATACTTCAAGTTCTTTGTTCAATTCGGTGATAAGGTGCCTAAGAGAAAACTTATCCTCCGGACCTGATTTGGGCCTTCCGAGGTGAGACATTAGGACTACAGATCCACCATCATTAAGGATTTTCTTTATGGTCGGAACTGCAGAAACGATCCTCGTATTGTCTGTAATGGTATGCTGATCATCCAAAGGAACGTTAAAATCCACCCTTACAAGTGCCTTTTTTCCACTGAAATCAACGTTATCTACTGTTTTGATTCGATTGTTCATGTTTTGTAGGTTTAATATATACGTCAAAAATAAACATTTTATTTGGCAGCAGCCCTTCTTAACCGATCATTTATCGCTTTACCCAAATGTATTTCCGGTAATTCCTCAGCTAAAATTATAGAGGCTGCGGTATCATCCAAAGAACGCATGGCAGAAAACAGGTTTCTTGCGGCTTCATCAAAATCACCTGATTCACTTAATACTATTTGATTTGCTGCTTTTAATTCAGGAAAAAACCGTTTAAAAGAAAGCACCGCTAGAGTTTCTTTTTCATTTTGGTATTGCTGCATCAGCTCATCTAAATTTCCCAAAACCATTGGCTTTCTAGGTGCATAATGACTTTTTAGCATTCCTGGAGATTGCGGATTGCTACTTGATTGGGGTAATATCAATACATTCCCTACCAACTTTTCTATTTCACTGACTGATATCCCTCCAAGTCTGTATATAATCACTTGCCCTTGTTCCATGCCTACAATCGTGCTTTCCAAGCCTACATCACATGAGCCTCCATCCAGAATATAAGATAGCTTGTCGCCAAGGTGATGTGCCACATGGCTGGCACTTGTAGGGCTGATGTAACCAAAAGGATTGGCACTGGGGGCTGCCAGTGGAAAATCGACCAAATCCAATAAGCTTCGGGTCAAGGGATGATTCGGCACCCTTACACCAACTTTACCTAAACCACTAGTGACCAAGTCAGGAATAATTGACTTCTTAGGAAGCAATAAAGTAAGAGGGCCTGGCCAAAAAGCCTCCGCCAAAGCCTTTAATTCGTCGGGGATGAATTCAACATAGTTGTGTATTTGTTCTATGCCCGGCAGATGTACAATTAAGGGATCAAATTTTGGTCTATTTTTGGCTTTAAAGATTTGCAAAACTGCATTTTCATCCAAAGCATTCCCTGCCAATCCATAAACCGTTTCTGTGGGAATTGCCACCAATTGCCCTTCGGTCAATAATGCTGCCGATTTTTTAATGTCTTTACCAATCTCAGCCATTATTCCGCGCAAAATTCATCAATCCAATCTTTTGCTTGTGTGTACCCCAAGGACAAGGCCGTTTGAAGATACTCGCAGCCTTTCTCTTTTTTACCTAGCGCACTCATTTCTGTTACCCCTAAAAGGTAAAAAGCAGCACCATTTCGCTTATCTATTCTGGTCAACTCTTCTAAAGTAGCTATAGCTGTTAATGGGTCGTTATTCCCCAAGTGGGCTTTTGCTTTATTGAATAAAACCTGTGGTTGTTCCGGATTAGCATGCAGTGCCTTGTCGAAATCTATTAAAGCATCTTCATACATTTCAAGTCCCAAAAGGGCTAAGCCACGGTTATAATAAATGTCCACTTGATTAATATCAAGGCCATTTGCTCGATTATAATCAACCAAAGCCATTTTATATTCCTCTTTTTCCATGTAAACATTCCCTCTGTTAAAAAAGGGTTTGTAATTACTTTCATCCAGGTCAATGGATCGGGAAAAAGAATCTATGGCGTCATCCCATTTTCCCGTTTGGAAAAATATTACCCCTCTGGCATTCCATGCCGGAGCATGGCTTGTGTCATTTTCCACCAGTCTATTTAAATGCCCGATTGCTGTCTCAAAATCCTGTTTATCCAAAGCCACTATTCCGGCTTCAAACAGTTCCTCTGAAGAAGGTTGACAGGAAATCAGGAAAAAGAGAACAATGAAGCTACTCCATATATTTTTACGCATTTCATTTTTTTTTGCAAAGATAAGAATACTTGATGCACAATCCACTTAAGGTTTGAACAAAAAACAAGTACTAAGAAAAGTCTTACAATAGAATTTCAGATTTACTGGTTTTCTCTAACATCCTCAATACAGAGTCATTGAAACCAACCAATTCTGCAGTTAGGTCAAAGCCCACCCATGCAAGGTCTTTACTCTCAGGGCTTATAATCAGCGGCTCATCCATTTCTGCTTCTATTAAGAACCTTACATCATAATGAAAATGTCTTTCTTCCTTATCATTCGCAGGAATCACATGCCTATCCAAATCAAAGATTGATTTGTCCACTAATCGGATGGATTGCAAACCACTTTCCTCCCTGGCTTCTGTCAAGGCCACTTCCAGAAGGTTCTCATTTCCATCGGCATGTCCTCCCAATTGGAGCCAACGCTGAAGTTTCCTGTGGAGTGTAAGTAACGCAT of the Cyclobacterium marinum DSM 745 genome contains:
- the dprA gene encoding DNA-processing protein DprA — translated: MTSKPDNDFLYSIALSLIPKLGPGTYKKIILHCGSAASFFNLPLGKLERIQGIGPKLLAFRKKKLNLLKEAEQIVEAANRNQIQIHSFHANNYPNRLKSISDAPPVLYSKGNLELNPKKTLGIVGTRKATQYGKNITHQITEELSRFQPCIISGLAYGIDIEAHRAALSRNLSTIGVMGSDLNTIYPSTHKKIAEQMMDCGGLLTEYKLGSEMSPSNFPQRNRIIAGLSDALIVVEAAKKGGALITAEIAYSYNREVFAVPGNLQSKYSEGCNDLIRNMKAGIYMSSKEIVNSLSWDMESRESSAQKVFPDTSLLDPLENKILERIFDKKEVEVNWLSHDLNVPISTLAVKLLNLEFLGFVKAFPGKKYQWLHSKQ
- a CDS encoding M23 family metallopeptidase, with amino-acid sequence MSFKVHIDQKILGNQKIIKGLYTYFFFGKEAIKPLFQHPLWCVWLFVLFSACQAEKLFKNPIPYQNYLNTLNKSGLENYGIGQKWINNGKLRHASNLPTLQLPYNEMTYFDPSKAEAVFLQYGVKEGNNVIIKADVLTDSSTVYFIDVFKREVDKFTQLHYSEEQQKIEYTVTQDAEHVLRVQPELLGGGAVVLSIEISGSLAFPLPDMQSGQIASFWGDARSGGARKHEGVDVFAKRGTPVRAVVNGMVRRTGQNRLGGNVVWVNSGKYNYYYAHLDSQHVKAGNRVSIGDTLGTVGNTGNAITTAPHLHFGIYRRGKGAVDPFPFIQVAEKPKEIVLSDSVFLKDYGVFSVNNGNFRALPDLKSKVLGKHPKLTYFEILAKRGDWFRIQFPDESIGFAHQSIVDVSSPKTQAIELRPTDTLFEYFDRGLLPASNFVGQGKVLGYFKDMVHVQLNSGIKLWMKER
- a CDS encoding type 1 glutamine amidotransferase domain-containing protein, yielding MSKLKGKKIALITESGFEEVEFTSPKSALEEEGAFVEVISPNEGTIKSWDKVDWGKDFKVDKTLEEAKPEDYDAVLIPGGVLNPDKLRTNEDAVAFIKHFFSLGKPVASICHGPQVLIETGELAGRKMTSFPSIKRDIINAGAEWFDHECVCDQGLVTSRSPKDLEAFNKKIVEEIAEGKHEFQSSH
- the dnaN gene encoding DNA polymerase III subunit beta, giving the protein MKFIVSSSSLLKHLSAINGVVTTNPVVPILENFLFEILDSKLTVTASDLQTSMTTEIEVEAKEDGNIAVPAKILIETLKNLPEQPVTFSIDKETYSVEISSDNGRYKLAGENATDFPRIPSVTNASTVEMSTDVLSSAIANTIFATSNDELRPAMTGVFINLSSTNTTFVATDGHRLIRYRRVDIASPEASSIIVPRKALNLLKSTLPAENVPVTVEFNSSNAYFKFNNIKMICRLIDERFPDYENVIPADNNNDMVINRQEFLGSLKRIAIYANKTTHQVRLKLTGSELQISAEDLDFSNEANERLSCEHEGEDIEIGFNAKFLVEMLNNISAKEVTLKFSAPNRAGLILPSDLNENEDILMLVMPVMLSNYV
- the gldG gene encoding gliding motility-associated ABC transporter substrate-binding protein GldG, yielding MNRKYSALLFGILTISLIWFLVINLDNWWSFRLDMTEEGKYSIGQATLDVLEDMDGPLEVDILLMGDLPPGMKRFQRNIEQILKTFRSYSPEEISINYVDPLAVATDSSEQYIIKLAEYGINPTNLHSNRNGTQATQLIFPGIVLRSPSKETGVLLLKGELGMRPEETLNLSIENLEFEIGQAIKRLYTINKRAIGVIIGQGEMEEDEGYGMVEALNEDFEVYKVPFEQAKSVADLLTFEVLIVAGPKEAYGEREKYLLDQFLMYGGNILFMMDQMAINLEEAGGKGTLAMPFDSGIDDLLFRYGVRINKDLIKDLNFGYYPVVSGEFGNQPQIVPLPWPFYVQAGKMASHPITKGLDLVQFRFVSSIDTVKADQVKKTPLIFSSNYSRRESAPVRVAFKDMSKEPDIKTFNSGSLPLAYLLEGKFTSFFKNRFVPDEFDKSKFLPESNGGKILVAGDADVFKSWVSPQDKIPLPLGNNPFSENLTANRTFLQNTVNYMVYPEGIIASKNKEFEIRPLNKVKIKQQRSMWQVINVVLPVLLVVFIGWFKQYLRKRKYSK
- the gldF gene encoding gliding motility-associated ABC transporter permease subunit GldF, translating into MLSLFKKEVNAFFSNLSAYLITAVFLVSLGLIVWVFPGTSVLDYGYADLEPLFSYTPFVFIFLLPAITMRMVAEEKKSGTWELLKTSPLKNYQIVLAKYLAALVLLVFSLIPTLVYYFSIFQLGDTIGNIDSAGFFGAYIGLFLVGALFASVGLFSSSISSNQIVSFVIAVFLSFLLYGGIGALATLATGDQAVLLQGLGADFHYEQMGRGVIVSENIYYFIGMILTFLVCSWVMINKDE
- the gldA gene encoding gliding motility-associated ABC transporter ATP-binding subunit GldA, encoding MSIEINHLSKSFGEQKVLNDISFQASPGQVLGFLGPNGAGKSTTMKIITGYLQADEGEALVNGISVKKHPIAVSKLIGYLPEHNPLYDEMYIPEFLSFIGGLYQMKKKQRLERVEMVMDQCGLTEERHKRIGNLSKGYRQRVGLAKSLVHDPEIIILDEPTTGLDPNQLVEIRQLIKAISKDKTLILSTHIMQEVEILCDKVVIIKKGKVVAQDALQSLKAKAGKSIVLLETEESIESEWLDGLTYNSVEIKQPGLMAFTCKDPKKLRAEIIELVQSRGLNLVSIRQEEKNLESVFQSLTQN
- a CDS encoding phosphoglycerate kinase; this encodes MNNRIKTVDNVDFSGKKALVRVDFNVPLDDQHTITDNTRIVSAVPTIKKILNDGGSVVLMSHLGRPKSGPEDKFSLRHLITELNKELEVSVKFAKDCIGTEATQLSTSLNPGEVLLLENLRFHKEETKGDKDFAKKLAQHGDIYVNDAFGTAHRAHASTAIVAEFFNDKVAGYLMQAELENAEKVLGSPERPFTAIMGGAKISDKILLIDKLLDKVDNLIIGGGMSYTFAKAQGGTIGDSLLEEDKMPLALELLEKAKQKNVNLILPDDAVTSTDFANDAEQSTAKKGQIPDGWMGLDIGPETRVKFAEILKDSKTILWNGPMGVFEMSSFEKGTKAVAEAVVAATENGSFTLIGGGDSAAAVNKFGFGEKVSFVSTGGGALLELMEGKVLPGVKALEP
- a CDS encoding L-threonylcarbamoyladenylate synthase, which encodes MAEIGKDIKKSAALLTEGQLVAIPTETVYGLAGNALDENAVLQIFKAKNRPKFDPLIVHLPGIEQIHNYVEFIPDELKALAEAFWPGPLTLLLPKKSIIPDLVTSGLGKVGVRVPNHPLTRSLLDLVDFPLAAPSANPFGYISPTSASHVAHHLGDKLSYILDGGSCDVGLESTIVGMEQGQVIIYRLGGISVSEIEKLVGNVLILPQSSSNPQSPGMLKSHYAPRKPMVLGNLDELMQQYQNEKETLAVLSFKRFFPELKAANQIVLSESGDFDEAARNLFSAMRSLDDTAASIILAEELPEIHLGKAINDRLRRAAAK